A genome region from Rhodothermia bacterium includes the following:
- the trxA gene encoding thioredoxin, whose protein sequence is MTITTRDITASQFEAAVIQASFDKPVLVDFWAPWCGPCRMIGPILEKLAAEQSEVWTLVKLNTDENPDISARYQIRGIPAVKLFSAGKVAAEFTGALPEHALRKWLTENIPSPETKLFEEAKRLVAEGEIGAGVALLEELYAAKPSQLEFALALAEVLLFSDPARASELLAPHQNAKLSSEWPRISGLTNLLTWLVTPPDALPEGTGKSILEAVLVAMRQQDFATVAEGLIALLQKDRSYHNEAGKSLGVAFFSYLGFTHPVAKQFRRSFDMWLYA, encoded by the coding sequence ATGACAATCACGACAAGAGACATCACTGCCTCGCAGTTTGAAGCGGCGGTGATACAGGCCAGTTTCGATAAACCTGTTTTGGTAGATTTTTGGGCACCTTGGTGTGGGCCTTGCCGCATGATTGGCCCGATCTTGGAAAAATTGGCCGCAGAACAATCGGAGGTTTGGACATTGGTCAAACTGAATACCGATGAAAATCCAGACATATCTGCACGGTATCAAATTCGGGGCATTCCTGCCGTCAAGCTGTTTTCTGCCGGAAAAGTTGCCGCAGAGTTTACTGGTGCACTTCCAGAACATGCCCTCCGAAAATGGCTTACAGAAAACATCCCTTCTCCAGAAACGAAACTCTTTGAGGAGGCCAAAAGGCTTGTGGCCGAGGGCGAAATAGGTGCTGGTGTAGCCCTATTAGAGGAACTGTATGCCGCAAAACCCAGTCAATTGGAATTTGCGTTGGCACTGGCGGAGGTCTTGCTGTTCAGCGATCCCGCACGCGCTTCCGAACTTTTGGCGCCGCACCAAAATGCGAAGCTATCTTCGGAATGGCCTCGGATTTCCGGCCTCACGAATTTGCTAACTTGGCTTGTTACTCCACCAGATGCGCTACCGGAAGGCACGGGCAAGTCAATCCTCGAAGCTGTTTTGGTCGCGATGCGCCAGCAGGACTTTGCCACTGTTGCCGAAGGCCTGATAGCTTTGCTACAAAAAGACCGCTCTTATCACAATGAGGCAGGGAAGTCATTGGGGGTTGCCTTTTTCTCGTACCTCGGTTTTACACACCCCGTGGCCAAGCAATTCCGGCGTTCGTTTGATATGTGGCTGTAT
- a CDS encoding PD40 domain-containing protein has protein sequence MRLYVLFLIFLSIAACSAPKEQQSRIASSHYNPSTDSLRFTGEVHLRNIKQLTFGGNNAEAYWSFDDKQLIFQSDWGLINGQGCDQIYRMNADGTKLPNGKAYEEISTGKGRTTCAYYLEDGRMVFGSTHGAAKECPPPAMFAQGRYVWSIYDSYDIYVTDKDGKNPKVLIGGPGYDAEATTSPDGRWIVFTSTRSGDLELWRYDLKTGETKQLTSDLGYDGGAFFSRDSKYIVWRASRPQAGEEAETYKSLLKQNQVEPKALDLYVSDIEGKNVRRVTRLAGANWAPFFTPDGKRIVFASNHHSMNRAGREAGREFAVFMVNVDGTGLQQITKSGTFEAFPMFSFSGKKIVFASNRNVSRTPTRDTNIFVADWVENPEPVDMNFKGWK, from the coding sequence ATGCGATTGTACGTTTTGTTTTTGATTTTTCTAAGTATTGCGGCTTGTTCGGCTCCCAAAGAGCAACAAAGCAGGATAGCTTCCAGCCATTATAACCCCTCTACGGACTCTCTGCGCTTTACGGGCGAGGTTCATTTGCGGAACATCAAGCAGCTTACTTTTGGTGGAAACAATGCTGAAGCCTACTGGAGCTTCGACGACAAACAACTAATTTTCCAGAGCGATTGGGGCCTAATCAATGGGCAAGGCTGTGACCAAATCTACCGGATGAATGCAGATGGTACCAAATTACCCAACGGAAAAGCGTATGAAGAAATTTCTACGGGCAAAGGTCGGACGACTTGCGCCTACTACTTGGAGGATGGGCGGATGGTGTTCGGCTCTACTCATGGCGCTGCCAAAGAATGTCCGCCTCCGGCCATGTTTGCACAAGGGCGCTATGTCTGGAGCATCTACGACTCCTACGATATTTATGTAACCGATAAGGATGGGAAAAACCCGAAAGTACTGATTGGAGGGCCAGGATATGATGCGGAGGCAACGACCTCGCCGGATGGCCGCTGGATTGTATTTACGTCCACACGTAGTGGCGATTTAGAATTGTGGCGCTATGACCTCAAAACGGGCGAAACCAAACAACTAACAAGTGATTTGGGTTATGACGGAGGCGCTTTTTTCTCACGAGACTCTAAGTACATTGTCTGGCGGGCCAGTCGCCCACAGGCCGGAGAAGAAGCCGAAACCTATAAATCGCTCTTGAAACAAAACCAAGTAGAGCCTAAGGCATTAGACCTCTATGTTTCGGATATTGAAGGCAAAAATGTGCGCCGTGTCACCCGTTTGGCAGGTGCGAATTGGGCGCCATTCTTTACGCCCGATGGAAAACGCATTGTTTTTGCGTCTAATCATCATAGCATGAACCGCGCCGGACGGGAAGCGGGCCGAGAATTTGCCGTTTTTATGGTGAATGTGGATGGAACCGGATTGCAACAAATCACGAAGTCGGGCACCTTCGAGGCGTTCCCTATGTTTTCGTTTAGTGGGAAAAAGATTGTTTTTGCCTCAAACCGTAATGTGAGCAGAACGCCCACACGCGACACCAA